Below is a window of Thermoplasmata archaeon DNA.
CGACGTACGCATCCTGAGCCGTCTTCGGGAGAACGCCCGTCTCTCCAACGTGGAGATCGCCCGGGACCTCTCCATCTCCGAGGCGACGATCCGGCGGCGGATCAAGGCCCTGGAGGACAAGGGGATCATCCAAGGCTATTCCTGCTACCTGAACTACCAGCTCATCGAGAATCCCGTGAAGGCCTACGTCCACCTCGCCGTGGAGCCCGGCCGGCGGGAGTCCGTGGTCGCCCGCGTCACCGCCCACCCCCGCGCGATTGCCGTGTACCGCGTGACGGGGGAACATGACGTGCTCTGCGTGATGTTCTTCGTGGACATGTCCGAGCTCCACGAGTTCCTGGACAAGTACCTCCAGATTGACGGGGTCCGCCACGTGGACACGCAGATCGTGCTGAGCCCCTACAAGGGCGTCCCGTGGACCGGCGTGTGAGCGTCAGGGGCGGACGAGCGGCTCCAGGACGTGGGCCGAGTCGAACCGGAGCTTGATCTCCCGAAGCAGGCGCATCCGCTCCAGGTAGCCGGGTTCCTCGTTCCAAAGGTGCGCGAGCC
It encodes the following:
- a CDS encoding Lrp/AsnC family transcriptional regulator, with product MTTHTADEMRLTERWKGLDLRLLPIDEVDVRILSRLRENARLSNVEIARDLSISEATIRRRIKALEDKGIIQGYSCYLNYQLIENPVKAYVHLAVEPGRRESVVARVTAHPRAIAVYRVTGEHDVLCVMFFVDMSELHEFLDKYLQIDGVRHVDTQIVLSPYKGVPWTGV